In Tenacibaculum pacificus, a single window of DNA contains:
- a CDS encoding universal stress protein — MIKNILIGIAFSPNLKANLFETIRLSNMFNAQLIGVHVGYKSNEKEKQLQQLLSEAPKLKLPLKVIWQEGKPVDVILKTTVDQKVDLLILGALQKEKIYTYYVGSIARKLTRKAPCSVLLLIKPSIERLSCKHIVISGLQDEKTEETIKSGFYFSKFLDCKRVTIVEEIGAAELNVNVSDDISLRKATLTKERMQKREDARVNKMLENIDTSDIIIKTQSIFGRRGYSIGHYAKVKRADLLVISAPKKTGILDRIFPHDLEYILSELPTDVLIVK; from the coding sequence TTGATAAAAAACATTCTTATTGGTATTGCTTTTTCTCCTAATTTAAAAGCAAACTTATTTGAAACCATTAGGTTATCGAATATGTTTAATGCTCAGTTAATTGGAGTTCATGTTGGTTATAAATCCAACGAAAAAGAGAAACAACTACAACAGTTATTAAGTGAAGCTCCTAAGTTAAAATTACCTTTAAAAGTGATTTGGCAAGAAGGAAAACCTGTTGACGTAATTTTAAAAACAACAGTAGATCAAAAAGTTGATTTATTAATACTTGGTGCTTTACAAAAAGAGAAAATATATACTTATTATGTAGGTTCTATAGCAAGAAAACTGACAAGAAAAGCTCCTTGTTCCGTATTATTATTGATAAAACCATCTATTGAAAGACTTAGCTGTAAACATATTGTAATTAGTGGTTTACAAGATGAAAAAACTGAAGAAACTATAAAATCTGGTTTTTATTTTTCTAAATTTTTAGATTGTAAAAGAGTAACAATAGTAGAAGAAATTGGTGCTGCAGAATTAAATGTAAATGTTAGCGATGATATATCTTTACGTAAAGCAACATTAACTAAAGAACGAATGCAAAAACGTGAAGATGCACGTGTAAACAAAATGTTAGAAAACATTGATACAAGTGATATTATTATAAAAACACAAAGTATTTTTGGTCGTAGAGGATATTCTATCGGTCATTATGCAAAAGTAAAAAGAGCAGATTTATTAGTGATAAGTGCTCCTAAAAAAACGGGGATTTTAGATCGAATATTT